A genomic window from Luteolibacter sp. LG18 includes:
- a CDS encoding alpha/beta hydrolase: MSTITIKDGTSIYYKDWGSGQPIVFSHGWPLTADSWESQMLFLADHGYRCIAHDRRGHGRSSQPWHGNEMDTYADDLAELIEALDLKDAILIGFSTGGGEVTRYIGRHGTARVAKAILVSAVPPLMLKTDANPGGLPIEVFDGIRAGQIKDRSQLYKDLAAGPFFGFNRPGATPSQGMIDSFWMQGMMGGHKGTHDCIKAFSETDFTGDLKKFDVPTLVIHGDDDQVVPIDAAGRASAALVPGAKLIVYPGAPHGITDTHKQQLNADLLTFIQA; this comes from the coding sequence ATGAGCACGATCACCATCAAGGACGGCACCTCGATCTACTACAAGGACTGGGGCAGCGGGCAGCCCATCGTCTTCAGCCACGGCTGGCCGCTCACCGCGGACAGTTGGGAATCCCAGATGCTCTTCCTCGCCGATCACGGCTACCGCTGCATCGCCCACGACCGCCGCGGCCACGGGCGCTCCAGCCAGCCATGGCATGGCAATGAGATGGACACCTACGCCGACGACCTCGCCGAACTGATCGAGGCGCTCGACCTGAAGGACGCCATCCTCATCGGTTTCTCCACCGGCGGCGGCGAGGTCACCCGCTACATCGGCCGCCACGGCACCGCCCGCGTCGCGAAGGCCATCCTCGTTTCCGCCGTGCCGCCGCTGATGCTCAAGACCGACGCCAACCCCGGCGGCCTGCCCATCGAGGTCTTCGATGGCATCCGCGCCGGACAGATCAAGGACCGCTCGCAGCTCTACAAGGACCTCGCCGCCGGTCCCTTCTTCGGCTTCAACCGCCCCGGTGCCACGCCCTCCCAGGGCATGATCGATTCCTTCTGGATGCAGGGCATGATGGGCGGCCACAAGGGCACCCACGATTGCATCAAGGCCTTCTCCGAAACCGACTTCACCGGAGACCTGAAGAAGTTCGACGTCCCCACCCTCGTCATCCACGGCGATGATGACCAGGTCGTGCCCATCGATGCCGCCGGCCGCGCCTCCGCCGCGCTCGTCCCCGGTGCGAAACTCATCGTTTATCCCGGAGCCCCGCACGGCATCACCGATACCCACAAGCAGCAGCTCAACGCCGACCTGCTCACCTTCATCCAAGCCTGA
- a CDS encoding methyltransferase, with translation MAPLSDSSPSSPSLQQWQEERARLEEELGERITLDALAGPNGPCAVGGLQDDGGHAAGWLIAQRLKGHRHSADDVLTAWYAVQCSPRVTEHLDLGTGIGTVGLLTLWGMGPEARLTCVEAQEISYRLLQSNLDRNGLRARVECSHGDLRELALEKKFPLVTGSPPYFPVTAGVVPQDSQKAHARFELRGDVSDYARAAVKHLTADGWFVLCFPSRQKQRAVEGITAAGFKIVRMRDVVPRETLPALFTLFACRFPEAATTETIEEEPLIVRHENGRLSAEMAAVRRGFGFEDGEAHGGHGVVPAA, from the coding sequence ATGGCTCCGCTTTCCGATTCCTCCCCGTCGTCGCCGTCCCTGCAACAGTGGCAGGAGGAACGCGCCCGCTTGGAAGAGGAGCTGGGAGAACGGATCACGCTGGACGCGCTGGCGGGGCCGAACGGGCCGTGCGCGGTGGGGGGCCTGCAGGACGATGGCGGCCATGCGGCGGGGTGGTTGATCGCCCAGCGTCTCAAGGGGCACCGGCATTCGGCGGATGACGTGCTCACGGCGTGGTATGCGGTGCAGTGTTCGCCGCGGGTGACGGAGCACCTCGACCTGGGCACCGGCATCGGGACGGTGGGGCTGCTGACGCTGTGGGGCATGGGCCCGGAGGCGCGGCTGACGTGCGTGGAGGCGCAGGAGATCAGCTACCGGCTGCTGCAATCGAACCTCGACCGGAACGGCCTGCGCGCGCGGGTGGAGTGTTCGCACGGCGACCTGCGGGAGCTGGCGCTGGAGAAGAAATTTCCGCTGGTGACGGGCAGCCCGCCGTATTTCCCGGTGACGGCGGGTGTGGTGCCGCAGGACTCTCAGAAGGCGCACGCGCGGTTCGAGCTGCGCGGCGATGTGTCCGATTACGCGCGGGCGGCGGTGAAGCATCTCACGGCCGATGGATGGTTCGTGCTGTGTTTTCCCTCACGCCAGAAACAGCGGGCGGTGGAGGGGATCACGGCGGCGGGATTCAAGATCGTGCGGATGCGTGACGTGGTGCCGCGCGAGACGCTGCCGGCGTTGTTCACGCTGTTCGCATGCCGGTTTCCGGAGGCGGCGACGACGGAGACGATCGAAGAGGAACCGCTGATCGTGCGACACGAGAATGGTCGGCTCAGCGCGGAGATGGCTGCGGTGCGGCGCGGATTCGGTTTTGAGGACGGCGAGGCCCACGGCGGGCATGGGGTGGTTCCGGCTGCTTGA
- a CDS encoding aldose epimerase family protein — protein MTRKPNPAPATRLAILAIAAAFALPSSAAAPKGEPFGTADGKTVEIFTLTNRKGMKLRAMTYGAIVQSLETPDRDGKTADVVLGYKTLEEYIKDTPYFGAVVGRVGNRIANGKFTLDGKTYTLALNNDPGGIKCSLHGGLKGFDKVVWQGEGIEKDGVQGVKFHYVSKDGEEGYPGTLDLTVTYWLTDDNEWKIDYSATTDKATPVNVTQHSYFNLKGEGNGDILDHELTFKAAKFTPVDAGLIPTGKLQDVKGTPLDFTTPHKVGERVNADNEQLKFGGGYDHNWVLDNQGGKLALAATIHEPTTGRTMEILTTEPGLQFYCGNFLDGKLTGKSGKPYNYRNALVFETQHYPDSPNQPSFPSIILKPGKTMKSTTVYRFSLKGGKP, from the coding sequence ATGACCCGAAAACCCAATCCGGCCCCGGCCACCCGGCTGGCCATTCTCGCGATCGCCGCCGCGTTCGCCCTCCCCTCCTCCGCCGCCGCTCCCAAAGGCGAGCCCTTCGGCACCGCCGATGGCAAGACGGTGGAGATCTTCACCCTGACCAACCGCAAGGGCATGAAGCTCCGCGCCATGACCTATGGCGCGATCGTCCAGAGCCTCGAAACCCCGGACCGCGATGGCAAGACCGCCGACGTGGTGCTGGGCTACAAGACGCTCGAGGAATACATCAAGGACACGCCGTACTTCGGCGCCGTGGTCGGCCGCGTGGGCAACCGCATCGCCAATGGCAAGTTCACCCTCGACGGCAAGACCTACACGCTCGCCCTCAACAACGACCCGGGCGGTATCAAGTGCTCGCTGCACGGTGGCCTGAAAGGCTTCGACAAGGTCGTGTGGCAAGGCGAAGGCATCGAGAAGGATGGCGTCCAGGGAGTAAAGTTCCACTACGTCAGCAAGGACGGAGAGGAAGGCTACCCCGGCACGCTCGATCTCACCGTCACCTACTGGCTCACCGATGACAACGAGTGGAAGATCGACTACAGCGCCACCACCGACAAGGCGACGCCGGTCAACGTCACCCAGCACAGCTATTTCAACCTGAAGGGCGAGGGCAACGGCGACATCCTCGACCACGAGCTCACCTTCAAGGCCGCGAAGTTCACTCCGGTGGACGCGGGCCTCATTCCGACCGGCAAGCTCCAGGATGTGAAGGGCACGCCGCTCGATTTCACCACCCCGCACAAGGTCGGCGAGCGCGTCAACGCGGACAACGAGCAGCTCAAGTTCGGCGGCGGCTACGACCACAACTGGGTGCTCGACAACCAGGGCGGCAAGCTCGCGCTCGCCGCCACCATCCACGAGCCCACCACCGGACGCACCATGGAGATCCTCACCACCGAGCCGGGCCTCCAGTTCTACTGCGGCAATTTCCTCGATGGCAAACTCACCGGCAAGAGCGGCAAGCCCTACAACTACCGCAACGCCCTCGTCTTCGAAACCCAGCACTACCCGGATTCCCCGAACCAGCCGTCCTTCCCCAGCATCATCCTCAAGCCGGGCAAGACGATGAAAAGCACGACCGTCTATCGGTTCAGCCTGAAGGGTGGAAAGCCGTGA